Proteins from one Bradyrhizobium amphicarpaeae genomic window:
- a CDS encoding branched-chain amino acid aminotransferase codes for MSMKFDIQPASNPTSEKERVAKLVDPGFGRVFTDHMAIVRYNQAKGGWYEAKIEARANFQLDPAGAVLHYAQEIFEGLKAYKRDDGGVNLFRPDANARRFKDSADRMAMAQLPEDVFIEAVEQVVRIDRAWMPGGEGSLYLRPFMIASETFLGVKPSSEYIFAVIASPVGSYFKGGPAPVSIWVSENYTRAAVGGTGAVKCGGNYAASLRAQAEAIQHGCDQVVFLDAIERRYVEELGGMNVFFVFDDGSLSTPPLGTILPGITRDSIIALAKDAGKTVREEPYSLDQWRKDAASGKLKEAFACGTAAVISPIGKVRSVSGDFEISGGAAGPVAMGLRKQLVDIQYGRTNDPHNWIKKVF; via the coding sequence ATGAGCATGAAATTCGATATCCAGCCCGCATCCAATCCGACGTCCGAGAAGGAGCGCGTCGCCAAGCTGGTGGACCCCGGCTTCGGACGGGTCTTCACCGATCACATGGCGATCGTGCGCTACAACCAGGCCAAGGGTGGCTGGTACGAGGCGAAGATCGAGGCGCGCGCCAACTTCCAGCTCGATCCGGCCGGCGCGGTGCTGCACTACGCCCAGGAAATCTTCGAGGGCCTCAAGGCCTACAAGCGCGACGATGGTGGCGTGAACCTGTTCCGCCCCGACGCCAATGCGCGGCGCTTCAAGGACTCCGCCGACCGCATGGCGATGGCGCAACTGCCCGAGGACGTCTTCATCGAGGCGGTCGAGCAGGTCGTGCGCATCGACCGCGCCTGGATGCCGGGCGGCGAGGGCAGCCTCTACCTGCGGCCCTTCATGATCGCGAGCGAGACCTTCCTCGGCGTCAAGCCGTCGTCCGAATACATCTTCGCGGTCATCGCCTCTCCTGTCGGCTCCTACTTCAAGGGCGGCCCCGCGCCGGTCTCGATCTGGGTCTCGGAAAACTACACGCGCGCCGCCGTCGGCGGCACCGGCGCCGTCAAATGCGGCGGCAATTATGCCGCGAGCCTGCGCGCCCAGGCCGAAGCGATCCAGCATGGCTGCGACCAGGTCGTCTTCCTCGACGCGATCGAGCGCCGCTACGTCGAAGAGCTCGGCGGCATGAACGTGTTCTTCGTATTCGACGACGGCTCGCTCTCGACGCCGCCGCTCGGCACCATCCTGCCCGGCATCACCCGCGACTCCATCATCGCGCTCGCGAAGGATGCCGGAAAGACCGTGCGCGAGGAGCCGTATTCGCTCGATCAGTGGCGCAAGGATGCGGCCTCAGGCAAGCTCAAGGAAGCGTTTGCCTGCGGCACGGCGGCCGTGATCTCACCGATCGGCAAGGTGCGTTCGGTCAGCGGCGATTTCGAGATCTCGGGCGGTGCCGCCGGCCCGGTCGCCATGGGCCTGCGCAAGCAGCTCGTCGACATCCAGTACGGCCGCACAAACGATCCCCACAACTGGATCAAGAAGGTGTTTTGA